GCTTCCGCTCTTCTACGGTAGTCGTTCTGGCCTGCGGAGGCGTATGTCTCAGACGAATAAGAACATCCGTGACTACAGGTATATTTATCAGTTTTTCCAATTCCAGTGCTAACAGCTCGGCCTGATTGTAGCCGCGCTCTCTCAATCGTTTCCGGTGCAGAGGTACCGGTACCAGAACATCCACGTCCAGCGGGCTGGCGACAAGGTATTCCCGCAGCATTCCGGCCAGAGGAACGGCCAGCGCCCTCAGGTTCTGGTACTTAAGTTTATGAATTGCCTCGCGTATAGTCCCTTCAAAAC
Above is a genomic segment from Chloroflexota bacterium containing:
- a CDS encoding ComF family protein; amino-acid sequence: MCTFRFEGTIREAIHKLKYQNLRALAVPLAGMLREYLVASPLDVDVLVPVPLHRKRLRERGYNQAELLALELEKLINIPVVTDVLIRLRHTPPQARTTTVEERKRNIADSFACRDNRLRDQRVLLLDDVATSGTTLDACAAVLKTNGASSVWGLVMAREI